A segment of the Denticeps clupeoides chromosome 2, fDenClu1.1, whole genome shotgun sequence genome:
atcaaatcgtgagaccagtgaaggttcacacctctagtgtaCACAAGAATGAATAATGAGCTCTAAGTATATGGTCTAATAATCTCTCAGACCAACCAGACCAGTAATGCTGTTGGTGAGATTTGCTTGTTAGCAAGCACATAGTATTTACTAATTCCTCATTTTACTTTAGACCTCATCAGAATAGAAACATAGTTATAGCAATCCATAGCTACAAACAAGCGAAACACTAGTGTGATCCTATCTGACAAAAAGGATTACAGCTTCTGATTTAAAATCCAAGTGCAGATGAGTTACTGTGGCAAAGAAATGGCAAGGGAAAATGGGTGGCAAATCTTGAGTTTGCACCAATTATAAAGGATTCACAGTCATGTGTCAGAGTACATCATTCTTCATAACAGGACTTTCACTAATCTGCCCACTATAGTAAGTTGAAATCCTGTCCAGGATTTCAGTAAATAGCCACTTGACTTCATCACAGTAACACTTAGTGCACTGAATGCTGCCCAGCTGAATGCAGACCATGCTAAACAGCAGGCTGCTGCCATGACAATAAgatgtttggaaaaaaaaaagttgcattcCCAGGAATTACTGTGATAAACACGACACACAATGGCGAGATACATTTCAAACATGCAGCCACAGCACAGCGTTGTCCAGCATGGGATGGAGACGTGAAGATTTGAAGCAGTATGAATGTTGCCATGCCAAACACTAACAAAACTTCCATCCTGCTAACAGAACCATAAAGTATCTCCAGAGTCGATGTTGGGTGCATAAAAGGGCAGACATGCATGCAATGCACAGACACGCCCCGTTCAAACCAACCTCCTATTCTGCCCAAGCTGTCATGACCAAGCCATAATGCATAGTGTCATCGCAGCCTAATCAGGTCCAACCTGGACATGAAATACTACATATTATAAAGTCACGGTTTAAGTGACAGTACATGTGACTGGGGTGGAAGGCGTAAGCAGATTTCAAAAACTGATTTCAGAGTTATCTGTTTTTAGACTATAattagggtaaaaaaaaaaaataaaaaaaaaataaaaaaaaaacagatgagaaCCGGTCACACAGCAGTGTTCTAGCTGGGAGGTGTTATTAGCATGTGTGCACTGACTAAACCTGCAAGCGACATTAGCACAGCAGGgtgacacacagagagagtgaCAGGaagagagtgagcgagcgagcgagcgacaCTGATGCGGAGGGGGGTATGGGCCCGCTTGCCTTCCACTGCGCATTGGCGTCCCATAGGGTAGGGGGCGCCGTTGTGCGTCTGCGGCTCCCCGTGGGGGTCAGGGAAGGCGTGCGTTGCCGGAGCAGAGAGCAGGGATGAGCCGTGGTGCGTTTTTATGTGCACCTTTAGGTAGGAGGCAGTGGAGAAACCTGAGGCCAGGAGAAGAACACAGGACAACACAGAGGCACAGTTGCATTTATACTGCCCCCTACAGGGCACCAAAGCTCATTTTCAGCATCCCACCGAAACTTTCTTCCAAATCACCTCCACCCACACTATGTGGCCAACAATAAATTGATAATACTACGTCTTGAAAACATATTATACATGACATCCCATGGATTAGTTATGCATCGTTTACCCTAAGAGAAACACAATTAAACCAGATACTAAGTGGAACAGAAAATTCAGAAAAGACTACGAGTGAGTTTTACAGTAATTTCAGCTCCTGAATAACAGAAGGTAAACTTAATCCTCACTTACAGCcagtgataaaaaataaaaaaaacacactgacaACTACAGAAATAGAGAAAGACAACTTCAGCTCAAACAAAACAACTTTTAACCTCTTAGGAAATTAACAGGTATCACAGGTCCATCAGTGCACACTTCACAAAAGTATGTAAACCGCCTATGAATGTTGAAGATCAGTTTTCCTCAGGAAATGTTTAATCTGATAAATTAAAATAAGAGATAATTTGATACTGACATTGTTTTTCACAGCGAACACAGTTCATCCATTCAACCTCTGACCATGTAATAAAATAGATTGTTTAATTCTATGtgagtgaaaatgaataatgtaGGTTTGTGAGAgacaggttgttttttttgggttggtcatttaaaaatgctcaGTTTGAGTAATTTTTATTAGGAGTCTTTGGACAGGGAAGGGCTTTATAGTGAAATAATGGTGTCTTTATTTGGCAGTGTGTGCAAATTTTCAAATGACACAGCTGAacgttcatatttatattttactatttataTAGCAGGGCTGACATGCTCAGTCCACACTTATTCACTCACTTATTATCaagtcctgagcaagacacttcactcAGAGTTGATCCAGCaggttgtccctgtaactaccaacTGTGCGTCAGATGATGTGCATATCACATTCAGTCTCTCACGAGGATCTCAGGGTTTTCACGGCACTAAGTAGGGTTTCAATCTGTGACCTtgtaaggaaataaataaacagcatttatcagactcccttatccagagcgacttacaatcagtagttacagggacagtccccctggagacactcgggggtTAATTGTTTGCTCAGGTACAATGGTATTAAGcgtgatttgaacctgtgatttagtagtcttctgcttcatagcgGGCGTGATACTCACTATTCTACCCCCCTATTCAGTTTTACTGCCATGACTAACTCTCTCTTTGTGCACATACAAATTTGTACTACTTTGATACGTACAGGATTAGGGCTGATATTGTATTTCTTCTCTACTCTACATGTATCTTGGTTGTAGATTCCACAGCATGCTGTCCAAATTTCCAAACGGCCAATGAAGAAATGAATTCAGATAAATCTGATGCATCTAATTCACCTagttctctcacacacacacacacacacacacacacacacacacacacactgcagaatcTTACCTTTGTTGCATATGCTACAGTAATTGTGAGGTCCCTCGCTGTGTTTCTTGAGGTGATCAGTCATGTACGCCGCTCGCAGGAACTTGCCACACACCTGACATGGGATCTTATCCTCGTGACAGGCAAGGTGCGACCTCAAGCGATCCCGCGTTGCGAAGGAGGCGTTACAAATCTGAACAGCAGCGAGAGGGGAGGAATGAGCCCAGCATGCGATCTAAAGACCCGGCGTAATGGCAGCTTCAGCGAAGCCCACTCACCTGGCACTTATGGGGTCGTTCGGTGGTGTGGACCTGCTTGATGTGTCCATTCAGATGATCTGGTCTAGGAGATTTGTCAAAGTTTATCAAATGACACGGTTTTGAAATAGgaatcttttaaaatgtattttcagctGCAGTCATGACATACCAccattatttataaataatagtaattttattttaaaaaattatataattatgttaaaaaggggaaaaaaagctacAGCACTGAAACTAGAGCTGGAACCTGACATTAGTCCCAGAACTAATGGTATGAAAAGCTGACTGTACTGTAGACCGGCGTATCTAAATCGCAGCGTGTGGTACACAAAAATAATTGCAGCCTATGAGACAGCGCAGGActtcaaaaaaagagcaaagtaTGAAGCGTGCTGAACTTTCAGAAAGAGTGGGGGATGTGATATTCtgtcacagaaaaaaataaaaaaaattaagaataaaGGGCGAATGACCGATAATCATGCGAAAGATGAAGACAGGTCACACGCCGGCCCTGGCTTTTTATTTCGGAATTACCTCGTTATATTGCAAcgtaatgaaatgtgtcctctgcgtttcaccatcacccttggtgagcagtgggcagccatgacaggcgcccggggaccagtgtgtggggacggtgctttgctcagtggcaccttggcggtgctggactcgaaccggcaaccttctgattactgggccgcttccacCGCTGCCCGTGTAGCGCATTAAAAGGCGTGAGACTCACCGGGAGAATCCCTTCCCGCAGCTCTGGCACACGTACGGCTTCCCCACGGAGCCGTCGTGGGAGCGGACGTGGTAGGACATGCGGTCCTTGCGCTTGAAGCGGAGGCCGCACACCTGGCAGGCGTAGGGCTTCTCGCCGGAGTGCGACAGCTTGTGCCGGTTCAGGTGGTACACGTCGCGAAACACCTTGCCGCAAATGTCGCAGCCGACGTGGCGCCGGATCCGCTCGCGTTTGCGGCCGCCGTCCACCGCGCCGTCCGCGGGGACGCCGTTCTCCAGCAGCCCGGAAGGAGAGGCCATCGCCGGCGTGTCGTGCTGGGCCTCGTGGTTCCTCAACCGGACGGCTTCCGTGAAGATTTTGCCGCATATTCCACACGGGAACACGCCCGTCTCCTTCGACGCGTGGCCGCTGTGAAACAGCACGGGCTCCATGGCGGCGGGCTTCTTGGGTCGCCCTCTGCCCCGCTTTGATCCGGGCGAGCCCGCGCCAGGAAACGGGCTGCCCGTGACGTCGGGCGCGACCGCCTGAGACGCGTCCGCGTCCGCGTCGTGCGCCTGCCCGCTGCCGGGAAACACGGCGCCGTTAGCCAGCGTCCCGCCGGGGCCGTCGGAGGGAGCCGCGTACGAGAGGTCCGAGGCGGTCGCGGCCCGGGGAAAACTGACGTCGCCCGCTCGGGACGGCGGGACGAGGATCTGCACGTTGGACTGCTTGATCACCTCTTGGCAGATCTCGATGACGGAGCGCATCAGCAGGAACTTGGCGGCGGTCATCAGCTCCGGGAAACACTCCAGCCGCACCACGATCCTGGAGGTGTAGGCAAAGTCCAAAATGTCCTTAAAAACTTTGGCGCTGATCGTGTGCATCTCCAGCTCCTTGGACTCGCTGTCGGTTTCCGCCTGGCAGCTGAAGACCGACTCGAAGTACTCGCTGCACGCCGCCAACACCGCCTTGTGGGCCGGGAAGCTCTCGTCGCCGACGCGCAGGATCACGTCGCAGAACCTGCCTCCATCTTTCCTCTGCGCGTCGAGGTTGTGCAGCATCTCGGCGCTGTGCTGCCGCACCTGGTACGTATAACTCGAGCTCCACGGCTGCTCCGCGATCCGCTCCATGACGCCGCGGCACAAAGGCGCAGAAGAGACGCGCTTACATCCGGGGTTTCACCCCTAAACAAACCAGAAACGACGATCAGCGACGACCACCCCTCCCCGTCTTTCTTCCATCGACCATGTTAGCGGGGGAAAATGGCAGCCCCCCAGCTTCctgtgaactttgacctgtGTTAGAAAGGGAGGGCCGTCCTCCTTTGATTCCCTTTCCTTCTTGGTGGTTGGGAATGAATGAGACGCGCTATTCAGACTCGGGCGAGAAAGAagaagcggaaaaaaaaaaaaaaaaaaaaaaaaaaaatccccacgaGAGCGGTGCGTttgtggcggcggcggcaggtCCCCGCCGCGGGCAGTCAGTCCAGTCTCCTCGCGGGGGGGAGGGATCCAGGCGAACGTCAAATGCTCGGGAGGGCAAATGATTGTGTGCGACCGACCCCTGAACTTCACGTTCCAAAACGGTGACGGCTTTAAAAGTGTTACAGCTAGTGTTCCATTGAatcgatatttttttatttgcaattaacccccccccccaacccaaaaaataaaatagcaaaacACTTTTGTgaataactttatttatttattgacttAGTGCCTTCACTTAACAGCACATTACCATATACTGAACCCCTACCAccctaaaaacaaataaacgtGATTAAGCAACAATTCAGTTCAGTTTCTATGGACACAGGAAACTGGTGTAGGGTAGTAAAGAGTGAGGGGGGgggaagggagaaaaaaaaaaaaaaaaaaggcaccacCAGTGTACTTGCTAAGGAAGTTCCAGGTTTCATCCAAGGATCACCACCTTTACACCAGTGATTACAGAGGAATGTCTTCTCCTTTCCAGAAAGCTCCCAGCAGCCATACCCTTAATCCCAGAAAAGAGGAGGAAAACTGGGGAAGGAGGAGGACCAGGCTGGAAAAGTGACAGGAACATAAATGATCTTGTCTTCCCAATCCAAGATAAGCATTTATAGGGCAAGTAGCAGGGGAAGGGCTAaccaaaagtgaaaaaaaaaaaaaaaattctcagcaGTATGTACAATTTGGGCCTATACAttatttactttgttttttcATAACCACAGAATCCAAAAAGGAAGATAACTAGattacccaaaaaaaaaaaaaaaaaaaaaaatccctcccTTTCTTAAACTGGTGTGGAGTTGGGCGTGGCACAGGGACCACAATCAAGATTGAGGATTGCAGACTGCACTTTGAAGCCAGTTGGTCTTCAAAAGTAAAATGTTCACCCTTCAGAAAGTAAGGTCGGCTTGGGTGCCACCTCATCTGAAACAGCttcaaatctcattgtgtgcaCTCCAGCTCATCCACACTAATGACTTTTGATGGCATGGAAGGGAGGGGCTGCTGCAGAACATCTGAGCCAAACCACTTGGCCAGGCCCAGAGGGGGGCTACCCCCAGTCCTCTGTGACTGACTGGTCCGGTTCAGGCCGTGACCCTGGGGAGCCGGATGCAGAGCTGAAGAGTGAGGGAAAGATATTAGACCTAtattttgtacaatataataaatgatTACAATTTGTAATTGAGccaatttcttcttttttttaacatatcgTAAGGAAGTCTACTTACTGGGcctctgctgctggagctgtTGATGCATGACTGCCAGCTGGACGTGAGGCCCAGCCCTTGATGGCAGGAGGGGGTGACCAGAAGGGCTTAGTGGATACAGGGGTTGACCCAATAGGGCAGGAGGCAAACCCTGGATCTGTGACAGGTCTACAGTTGGTGGATACACACCTAAAGCAGGGAGAGAAAGTGGACCTGTGTTGACTACAGAAGAAACTTTACACTgcaaatataatattatttccTGAGTCAAAATGAAATCTAGTAAAGCATGTGTCCATATAAACCAGATTGACAGTCAGCATGACACTAGGACATGCATGTTGTGATCAGTATGCTGAAAGAACCTGCAATACCTGCTTGTAGTAATGTGGGGCCAAGCTGCTGGGGCCGGATGCCCTGGGCAAGCATCCTCTGTACTACGCTGGGGTGGAGCTGGGGAGGGGATGGCCGTACCATGGGCACATGTGACATTAGTGGCACTGGGTAGATTGGACAAGAGTAGGTGGAGGACGAGCCAGGTGACCCCATGGTTGGATTGTGATGGCCGGAGGACGTGACACCAGGCCGTGTCTGCTCGCAGTCCTTGGCTTGGCGGGAGTGATGGGAAGGGGCACAGGAGACTGGGGTGGAGCATGCCTTGGCAGCCCCAGGCTGAGGTGCTTCACCCTCCACTCCATCTAGACAGGAATTGGGAGAGGTGCTATCTGTGGGAGAACATGCACAGGAGATGATCATAGTTAAAACACATGGTGTAGAGCAGGAGTCACAAACTCTTATCCTAGAGAGCAGTagtcctgcacagcttagatcttcCCATGtgctaaattattttattcttttaaaaagtgcagGACAAGTgctctccaggaccagggtttgtGATCCCTGGTGTCAAGACAAAAGCTATGATAGGAAATAAATGGCAAAATCAAACTgaggtgcttaaagtgcttaaTCTAATTTGTCCCTTTACAAAAAGTTATGAGCCACTTGCATGTCGGTCTACTTAAAAATAGCCATAGCAGCTTCCTATAATTTGATACCATCTTTGGATTTGTGAGCTATGGTAGAAACAAAATTTGTCCTGTAGCTGGATAGGAGCAAATTCCTACCTGCTTGTGAGTTTGCAGTGTCGTCTTTGTTCACTGACTGGCTGACTGATTCTTCTCGTGACCTCTCCTTTGACTCGTACATCTTGCGAATCACTGATGTAGGTGTGAAAGATGGAGAGAgctgaggagagagagggagagaaaaatgcTACAAATCAGTTGGCAAAGCCATTTTTTCAAACAACTTCCAAGTCACAACAAATATACAGTACGCAGCTCTCAATATGGTATTATTGAAGCAAACACCTAAACACGCAAACCTTTGTTAATTAGCAACCAACATTTTTATGACAAGTGATGCTAGATCTACCCAGTAAATATTGCTTCAAGGATCAATCAGGCAAACGTGATTCAACGAGGAAAAACGTGTCAGACTCACCATACTAGTTACTCCAGTGCTAGGGGAGGTCCTGCCAGGAGGCTGTGGACCTGGAGACCGGTTCATCCTTGGCTGTCTGCAAAACAAAGACTTGTGTTGAAGCTCAAGGCAAAAACATCTGTGTACAGTTAAGCCCAATGTCATAGCCCTGGCAAACTGCGACTTCAATAAAACCAACCAAGAAGTTATTTTCTGACTTGAAATTATACAGGTATCTCCCAAAAGGAAATGAGAATTTCCCAGTTTCAGTTACATTTTggagaattaaaataaaatttcattccCTACTCAGTAAAATCAATGGCAAGGCATACATTAGTCTAAAATGCCAGTGTAAACGTAATTTGTTCCCATTATAAGAAGCATTTAATTGCTGTAAGAGTCAGAGGTGTAAACCTTAACTTGTATAACAattcgattatcaatgccttgcACTtaatttcaaatacaagagttaaggtctcgttccACCACACAGactatttgatttgctacaatgaacAGAATTTGATTTGCTATATACTCCACAAACGACAGAAAAAAACCCATGGTTCAGACATCTGAGGAGTCAGGTGAGCAGACTGAACACTGACTCATTGGAGCAAAACTAAAGCAGCTTTCAGAACCAGCGAGTTGAAATCTCTGGACAGCATTTGCACCCTTCCCGCTTTGTGTTTCGAAGGGCAGACCAAACTCTTAGCCCACcttgattctattggtcacaCAAATCACAATGCCATGCAGTGCATAACCCAGATCAGGCAGCCATATACACTACCGGTACTACAACTTCATAGTGATGCATCGATAAGATTACCACTAACACACAGATTTTCACTGGAACAGCGGATGATACAAATATTAATGTCTCATgcttgtttgcatgtttgttcTAGTTTAAGATATTTTATGCATTAACTGCGGTAATCAGGGAGACTTCCAGGAGACCTGGGATATCTGGCAGTTGTGTCTCCATTtagaaaacatacaaaacatgctaatttttgccattttatcGATAGTGAAAAACAATCACCATTGAGCTGAAATTAGTGATCGATCACCCAGCCCTAGTTGAAATCTTTGCCAAGTGAGGGTTCTCTCCCCCAATCAGACCACAAAAATGGAAGCCCAGAAGTATTGTCCcgataaattttatttaaaaaaaggccaAGCATGCATTCGTGTGCCTTCTTTGGAAAAGTGGGGTCCTGCTTTGTCTGAACCAGTGGAATCTAGCATTATGCAGTGTCCATTGGGCCATCTACCTTTAGATTTAAGAACTAGCATTGCCCAGATTCTTCAGAATGGCCTTAGTGGTGACCTCCGGATTCTTCTTTAACCACCTCTCGCAGCACCAAACTTGCCAGAGCAGGGGTTACTTTTGACTTCCTACCACGTTCCACAACATTTCGAGAGTTGTGTGCCCCTGCAGGTTCTCACTGagctcttttgtttttgcaatcACTTGCTCAGTGCACAGAGCTGCTCTTTTTCACCTGTTATTTAATTGGGAACTGCTGTTTGTCAACTCAGTTATCAGGATTCTTTAGACCAGCAAGGACAATTTGGAAATGTGTCAGACCTTGAATTTTCCAAGGAGGTGGACTGACAAGTGTATTAATAACTGAGGATGTgctattttacatatatttcacTGAAGTCTATAGCACATTGTAGTATTGTAATTATGTCCTTTCCTAAATCAGAAGAAACGTGTTAATCACTAGCTAGTAAAACTAACCTTGCCATATTGTAAGCTAATACTCTGATCAACtgggggagaggagggggaggaggggagagagaaagaaaaggaaaaaaaaaaaaaaaaaaaaaaagatacctgGTCCGGTAGGTTTTATCGTGACCTTTGTTGTATCCATGCTGGTAGGGGTGCCGTCCATGGAGGGCAAGGTCCTGCTGATAAACCAGTGCTTCCAGGTCAGCTGCATCCAGCCCCATTGGAATCCCCCTGATCTGTAAACAAGCATGAGAATCAGACACAGATCTGCCAAATAAATCAGTCCAGGAGGGAATAATATTAAGCAGGTACAACACAGACCTGTTGGGGACCATGTACAGGACTGAGGGCACGATGCAGGTCGGGCATTCGATCTCCTAATAGAGACTGTGAGCCAACAGGGTACCCTGAAGAATCACATAAGAAATAAAGCAACGGTCTTGTTGTCTGTGCCAATGTGAGGAAACAAGCTAAAAGAAACAGTAGGGTTGTCAAAATGATTCACATGTTTACCTATACTAAAATCAGTATAGAGTTCAATATCAATTAGCACTGTACCACTAATACTTtaatacttaaattccagtacACTGAATTTGCTAGCAGATTAAAGCCATTTAAACAGGCACTGCAGAGGGCAGCCACCCCCCACTACCTGaaggacccaatgtttacatttgGGACACAAAGCtggctagaaaatgtaaaaggtaaaagcactgtctggaagtatttctATTCCAGCAATCTTAATTTTTGTCAGGCTGGGAGGTTTTAAATCACCACAGGATGAGGAGATGAATCAGAGTATAGTGATAGTTCAGCTAGTTGAAATGCTTTACTTCTCTGCTCTGTCGGGCTTGGGCCAGATTGGGCCTTACTTTTCAGCTCTAGTAGCTTAACACGCATTAATTTCTCACTTCTGcggaattagatttttttatttatcgttTTGTTTTGGCCCAAATacctttcattaaaattcattgCACACAACT
Coding sequences within it:
- the patz1 gene encoding POZ-, AT hook-, and zinc finger-containing protein 1 isoform X3, which translates into the protein MERIAEQPWSSSYTYQVRQHSAEMLHNLDAQRKDGGRFCDVILRVGDESFPAHKAVLAACSEYFESVFSCQAETDSESKELEMHTISAKVFKDILDFAYTSRIVVRLECFPELMTAAKFLLMRSVIEICQEVIKQSNVQILVPPSRAGDVSFPRAATASDLSYAAPSDGPGGTLANGAVFPGSGQAHDADADASQAVAPDVTGSPFPGAGSPGSKRGRGRPKKPAAMEPVLFHSGHASKETGVFPCGICGKIFTEAVRLRNHEAQHDTPAMASPSGLLENGVPADGAVDGGRKRERIRRHVGCDICGKVFRDVYHLNRHKLSHSGEKPYACQVCGLRFKRKDRMSYHVRSHDGSVGKPYVCQSCGKGFSRPDHLNGHIKQVHTTERPHKCQICNASFATRDRLRSHLACHEDKIPCQVCGKFLRAAYMTDHLKKHSEGPHNYCSICNKEGQENSGKCPHQDSEGSDTSFGELSNGTELKSPHKVEGEELSTAFICNGVSRTSTDVSSVAVSPPKHKVDPDKKYPCSDCGQAFRTKSYLNKHYQRMHGGSAHKGTGVSGGPGVGDMAASLSSPFSPQQNMSLLESFGFQIVQSAFASSLVDSEVGSSGIGLGEK
- the patz1 gene encoding POZ-, AT hook-, and zinc finger-containing protein 1 isoform X1; translated protein: MERIAEQPWSSSYTYQVRQHSAEMLHNLDAQRKDGGRFCDVILRVGDESFPAHKAVLAACSEYFESVFSCQAETDSESKELEMHTISAKVFKDILDFAYTSRIVVRLECFPELMTAAKFLLMRSVIEICQEVIKQSNVQILVPPSRAGDVSFPRAATASDLSYAAPSDGPGGTLANGAVFPGSGQAHDADADASQAVAPDVTGSPFPGAGSPGSKRGRGRPKKPAAMEPVLFHSGHASKETGVFPCGICGKIFTEAVRLRNHEAQHDTPAMASPSGLLENGVPADGAVDGGRKRERIRRHVGCDICGKVFRDVYHLNRHKLSHSGEKPYACQVCGLRFKRKDRMSYHVRSHDGSVGKPYVCQSCGKGFSRPDHLNGHIKQVHTTERPHKCQICNASFATRDRLRSHLACHEDKIPCQVCGKFLRAAYMTDHLKKHSEGPHNYCSICNKGFSTASYLKVHIKTHHGSSLLSAPATHAFPDPHGEPQTHNGAPYPMGRQCAVEDLCTSHRLLVPFPEQEGGRFHGLARPPVIPQPGPATLSLQPELFLGKPGGTPYFWECRTTGGPGFLGLHGPLAEGQENSGKCPHQDSEGSDTSFGELSNGTELKSPHKVEGEELSTAFICNGVSRTSTDVSSVAVSPPKHKVDPDKKYPCSDCGQAFRTKSYLNKHYQRMHGGSAHKGTGVSGGPGVGDMAASLSSPFSPQQNMSLLESFGFQIVQSAFASSLVDSEVGSSGIGLGEK
- the patz1 gene encoding POZ-, AT hook-, and zinc finger-containing protein 1 isoform X2, coding for MERIAEQPWSSSYTYQVRQHSAEMLHNLDAQRKDGGRFCDVILRVGDESFPAHKAVLAACSEYFESVFSCQAETDSESKELEMHTISAKVFKDILDFAYTSRIVVRLECFPELMTAAKFLLMRSVIEICQEVIKQSNVQILVPPSRAGDVSFPRAATASDLSYAAPSDGPGGTLANGAVFPGSGQAHDADADASQAVAPDVTGSPFPGAGSPGSKRGRGRPKKPAAMEPVLFHSGHASKETGVFPCGICGKIFTEAVRLRNHEAQHDTPAMASPSGLLENGVPADGAVDGGRKRERIRRHVGCDICGKVFRDVYHLNRHKLSHSGEKPYACQVCGLRFKRKDRMSYHVRSHDGSVGKPYVCQSCGKGFSRPDHLNGHIKQVHTTERPHKCQICNASFATRDRLRSHLACHEDKIPCQVCGKFLRAAYMTDHLKKHSEGPHNYCSICNKGFSTASYLKVHIKTHHGSSLLSAPATHAFPDPHGEPQTHNGAPYPMGRQCAVEEGQENSGKCPHQDSEGSDTSFGELSNGTELKSPHKVEGEELSTAFICNGVSRTSTDVSSVAVSPPKHKVDPDKKYPCSDCGQAFRTKSYLNKHYQRMHGGSAHKGTGVSGGPGVGDMAASLSSPFSPQQNMSLLESFGFQIVQSAFASSLVDSEVGSSGIGLGEK